A single genomic interval of Carassius auratus strain Wakin chromosome 30, ASM336829v1, whole genome shotgun sequence harbors:
- the gas1a gene encoding growth arrest-specific protein 1a, with protein sequence MATCAGLVRGARTFIWPFACVLVCFSCFSVASSNHHGRRLICWQAILNCQSEQECHYAYDQYLHACDSILSGQRKKCPSHCISSLVQLNLTKSGPALEDCSCASDPRCREIKRAIEPCLPKTSSMGCTEARRQCERDTQCRSAMGDYLHHCGKLFSGSSCSNPCRNVIAYMRKLPKAQLLDTCVCDGQERTICEFIKYSMKTLCFDSPPVDEEGSSGLDDDEPDDEYYLDPEPTMNTGSAFVACSVLTVVASILALVPLP encoded by the coding sequence ATGGCAACTTGTGCAGGTTTGGTTCGAGGCGCGCGCACATTCATTTGGCCCTTCgcttgtgtgcttgtgtgttttagTTGTTTTTCCGTCGCCTCCTCCAACCACCACGGCCGTCGGCTGATCTGCTGGCAAGCTATACTGAACTGTCAGTCGGAGCAAGAGTGTCATTACGCTTATGACCAATATTTGCACGCCTGTGACTCGATCCTGAGCGGCCAGAGGAAGAAGTGTCCCAGTCACTGCATCTCGTCGCTGGTGCAACTCAACCTGACCAAGAGCGGCCCGGCGCTGGAGGACTGCAGCTGCGCCTCGGACCCCCGCTGCCGGGAGATCAAGCGAGCCATCGAGCCGTGCTTACCCAAAACCAGCAGCATGGGTTGCACCGAAGCCCGGCGCCAGTGCGAGAGGGACACCCAGTGCCGGAGCGCAATGGGCGATTATTTACACCACTGCGGGAAACTCTTCAGCGGCTCCAGCTGCTCGAACCCGTGCCGCAATGTCATCGCGTACATGCGCAAACTTCCCAAAGCTCAACTCCTGGATACTTGCGTCTGTGATGGCCAAGAGCGGACTATCTGCGAGTTTATCAAATATAGTATGAAAACGCTTTGCTTTGACTCTCCCCCAGTGGATGAAGAAGGCTCCAGTGGGTTGGACGATGATGAGCCCGATGATGAGTATTACCTAGACCCAGAGCCCACGATGAACACAGGTTCAGCTTTTGTGGCATGTTCTGTTTTGACTGTGGTGGCATCCATTTTGGCTCTAGTGCCGCTTCCTTGA